The proteins below come from a single Ptychodera flava strain L36383 chromosome 6, AS_Pfla_20210202, whole genome shotgun sequence genomic window:
- the LOC139134713 gene encoding calcium-activated chloride channel regulator 1-like, with the protein MLKSEDFKNDNNPARQVTDTTPTFRVVKIAPLRIVLVLDVSGSMNNRINNLNQMSTKFIMATVPDGHFVGIVLFESEASISAHLTELQGIHVRQSLAESLPNSTSGGTCIGCGLESGIEVLGGNGGIIMLITDGNDGHSEKFQGVKAELIGKGVSVDTVAFGDAADPKLSNLSRDTGGIAFLYNEGTNSTGLNDALSATISSRLGGSQDVSVTVASVRETSPVLGSTFIDESIGLKTLFYFLWTTSPISVVLHRPNGDVIDSLSPNYRKDGGKNLVVIEIDDIAEPGEWFYNISGRPQLVEISVLSSPSDKALPIRVMTSNSGDSLISEKLAMVIIYAQVMQGYRPILNAIVVAIVERPSPYPPVQVKLMDNGAGVDITKDDGVYSGVFIDFVDASCPNCRYSIKIIVRGVNGTATVEAGGKKDGVFPFIREPMDATGNETENVGPFVRVVSGGGFEAPMTVPEGDIMPPSRITDLRVLNVSYDQTVSLSWTAPGNDFDRGAADEYDLRYSGNFSTFSRDFRTGINVPDGNIALNGNLSSPNPFGEQETVLVHMASEEDNSTYFFAIRARDAAGNEGAPSNIASVIFARNQMVTTTSKPSTTERSTTSVLHPATEEVYAPKLHSFNGLAVGCSVVVVLLLLVLVLGIVIVRRKATKGSYTINGEGHQNPSYEMNE; encoded by the exons ATGCTGAAGTCAGAAGATTTCAAGAATGACAACAATCCAGCCCGGCAGGTAACTGACACCACGCCGACTTTCCGTGTCGTGAAAATTGCCCCACTTCGAATCGTCTTGGTACTGGATGTTTCGGGAAGCATG AATAACCGTATAAACAACTTAAACCAGATGTCCACGAAGTTTATCATGGCAACTGTACCAGACGGACATTTTGTTGGGATTGTCTTATTCGAATCTGAAGCATCGATATCTGCACACTTGACTGAGCTGCAAGGTATTCACGTCAGACAGTCCCTGGCAGAGAGTCTACCAAACTCTACTTCAGGAGGAACTTGCATAGGCTGTGGGCTTGAAAGCGGGATAGAG GTATTAGGAGGAAATGGCGGTATAATTATGTTAATCACTGATGGTAACGATGGTCATAGCGAAAAATTTCAAGGTGTGAAGGCAGAACTGATCGGAAAAGGTGTAAGTGTGGACACAGTGGCCTTCGGCGATGCAGCTGATCCAAAACTCTCCAACCTTTCACGAGACACCGGCGGAATAGCGTTTCTCTACAACGAGGGCACAAACTCTACCGGACTCAATGACGCGCTATCAGCAACCATATCTTCGAGACTTGGGGGAAGTCAAGATGTCTCAGTAACC GTTGCCAGTGTCAGAGAAACATCGCCGGTTTTAGGTTCTACTTTCATCGATGAAAGTATCGGCCTGAAAACACTGTTTTATTTCCTGTGGACCACATCACCGATTTCTGTTGTCCTACATCGACCAAATGGTGACGTCATCGACAGCTTATCTCCAAATTACCGCAAAGACGGTGGCAAAAATTTGGTAGTGATTGAAATAGATGACATCGCCGAG CCGGGTGAGTGGTTCTACAACATCTCTGGGAGACCTCAATTGGTTGAAATATCTGTTTTATCATCGCCTAGTGACAAGGCATTGCCTATACGAGTGATGACAAGTAACAGTGGAGATTCGTTGATCTCTGAAAAACTAGCCATGGTGATCATCTATGCGCAAGTTATGCAGGGATACAGGCCTATCTTGAACGCCATCGTCGTGGCCATAGTAGAAAGGCCAAGTCCATACCCGCCTGTGCAAGTGAAATTGATGGACAACGGGGCAG GTGTCGACATCACCAAAGACGACGGCGTGTACTCTGGCGTGTTCATAGATTTCGTCGATGCGTCATGCCCAAACTGTCGCTATAGTATCAAAATAATTGTCAGGGGTGTGAACGGTACAGCAACTGTAGAAGCCGGAGGAAAGAAAGACGGGGTCTTTCCATTCATACGAG AACCTATGGACGCGACGGGTAACGAGACTGAAAACGTCGGCCCGTTCGTCAGAGTCGTGTCCGGTGGCGGATTTGAGGCCCCGATGACAGTTCCCGAAGGTGACATCATGCCACCTTCACGTATTACCGACTTGAGAGTTTTGAATGTGTCCTATGACCAGACAGTCTCTCTATCATGGACAGCCCCTGGTAATGACTTCGACAGAGGCGCAG CTGACGAATACGATCTCCGATACAGCGGTAACTTCAGCACATTTTCCAGAGACTTCCGCACTGGCATCAACGTACCTGACGGCAACATAGCATTGAATGGTAACCTATCTTCTCCGAATCCTTTCGGTGAACAGGAAACGGTGCTGGTTCATATGGCAAGCGAAGAAGATAACTCGACCTATTTTTTCGCCATCAGAGCGAGGGATGCAGCCGGTAATGAAGGAGCACCGTCTAATATAGCCTCTGTGATATTTGCGAGAAATCAGATGGTGACTACCACATCGAAACCCTCTACGACGGAGCGGTCCACGACAAGTGTTCTGCATCCCGCCACGGAGGAAGTATACGCGCCAAAGTTGCATTCATTCAATGGTCTCGCCGTGGGCTGCTCTGTCGTTGTCGTGTTACTTCTGCTTGTATTAGTCCTTGGAATCGTCATTGTCAGACGCAAGGCCACGAAAGGTAGTTATACGATCAACGGAGAAGGACACCAGAACCCAAGTTATGAGATGAACGAATGA